The sequence below is a genomic window from Chloroflexota bacterium.
GCGAAGGTGATGGTGGCGCCGAATTCCCCCATCGCCCGCGCAAATGCCAGGACCGCGCCGGTGAGCACCCCGGGGAGGATCAGCGGGAACGTGATGGTCGCAAACACCCATGGCCCGGATGCGCCCAGGGTGGCGCCGGCCTGTTCCAGGCGCGGATCGACCGATTCGACTGCCAGCCGGATCGCGCGGACCATCAACGGGAACCCCATGACCGCCGCCGCCAGCGCCGCCCCCGTCCAGCGGAACGCGAGGACCAGGCCAAGGTCCTCAAGAAATCCCCCCACCGGCCCGCGCGAACCAAGCAGCAACAGCAACAGCAGTCCGGTCACCACCGGCGGCAAAACCAGGGGCAGGTGTACCAGCACGTTGAGCAGCCCCTTGCCCGGAAAGCTCCACCGCGCCAGAGCGTAACCGGCCAGGACTCCCGGCGGTAGGCTCACGAGCGTGGCCAGGACCGAGATTCGCACGGTCAGCGCCAGCGCGTCCAGCTCCGACGGGCTCAATCCGAACATCTGGCCCGATCAGCCGGCGGTGAATTCAAACCCGTGTTCTTCAAACGCCGAGCGCGCCTGCGGTCCGCGCAGGAATCGGAGAAAGCCGGACCTGGCGGGGTGGGTGCTGGCGGACACGGCGGCCGCGGGGTAGCGAATCGGCGGATGGCTCCGGGACGGAAAGGTGCCGATGACCGTGACGTTGTCATCGGCCAAGGCGTCGGTGCCGTAGACGACCCCCAGCCGCGCCTGGCCGGTGGCCACCAGGGCCAGCGCGCCGCGGACGTTGTCGGTCTGGGCCAACCGCCGGGCGACCGAGTCCCACAGGCCGAGCGTCCTTAGCGCCGCCTTGCCGTAAATTCCCGCCGGAGCGGCATCCACGAACGCCATCGCCATCCGGCCTTGGCCCAGCAAGCCGGAAAGGTCAAGGTCCGGCCCGATCGCGACCGGTTCGGCGTCCCTGCCGTGGGCAATCAAGACCAGTGAATTCGACAGCAGGTCAAACCGGGAACTCGGTTCGATCAGCCCCTCCCGTTCGAGGGAATCCATCCAACCAGGGTTAGCGGAAACGTAGACGTCGGCGGGAGCGCCGTGGCGGATCTGCTGGGCCAGGGCCGAGGATCCGCCGGGCGCTACTTTGACCCGTTGCCCAGCCTGGCCGGCGAAACGGTGGGCAACGTCGGCGAGCGCGTCCCGGGCACTGGCCGCGGCAAACACAGTCAGATCGACATCCGGCGCGCAGCCTCCGAGCGCCAAAGGCAGTCCCAGTCCGATCCCGAGCGAAAACCCGAGGATGCGGCGTCGGGGCCAGGTATTGACCCGGCCGGTCGACGCTGAATCAGGAGTTCGGAAATCCCCTGGTTTCGGGTGCGGTGCCCGGTTTGCACCCGCACGAACGTCCGCGTCCTGCGACCAACTCTGGTCCAGTTCCGGCCCCTCCGTTAGCTGCCTGAGGCGAATTCGATTTGATGCGGATCGAATCCGCCATCGAATTCTCGGGATTCCCTGGTGGTCGACATTTGCAGGTTGGGCAACAATATCGGGCGCGGCCCGTCAGGTGTGCGACCGTGCCGATCGGCCTCAAAAGACCGCTGCGGATGACAGCTGAAGTACGGTCCGAATCGGCCGAGCGGGATGATGGGCCTGGGAAAGGGGGGACTGTTCGTTGGACCGGCAAGGATCTTCGCCGGGCGGCGAATCCGCCTTCCGACCGCGCCTGCTGGTCACGGTCCACGACGTGGCGCCGCCCTTCGCCGAGGGCGTGGGCAGATTGCTGGAGGAGCTCGACCGGCTGCAGATCGAGCGCCGGGTCCTGAAGGTCATTCCCAATCTGGACGGTCGCTGGCCGCTGACCGAGGACCGGCGGTTGTGCTCGCTGCTGCAGCGCGAGGTCGCCAGGGGCAACGAAATCGTGGCTCACGGCTGGACGCATTCGGCCCGCGGCCCGCTGCGGGGCTCCCCGCGGCAACGTTTCCTGGGGGCCCGATTCGCGCCCCAGGCCGCCGAATTCCTGACCCGCTCGGCCGGATCGGCTCAGCGCGCGGCCGAGTCCGCGCGCACGGTCCTGGCCGATGCGCTGGGAGTTGAGCCGCGCGGGTTCTGCGCCCCGGGATGGCTGCTGAACGACGCCGGCCGGACCGGAGTTGCGGCAGCCGGGTTCGGGTACCTGATGGAGCAGTCGAGACTGCGCGACCTTGCCACCGGACGGACGGTGCTTACTCCCTGGCAGGGGTTCATGGGAGTCGGCGGGATCCACGAATGGCTTGTCCAACTAGGCAACGGCGCAATCGCGGTCGGGGCTCGCATCGCCTGGGATGGCCTGGAGCGGTGTCCGAACGTGAAGGTGTTCCTGCATCCGCAAAACCTGGCCGGCGGCGGCGCGCTGGACCGGGTGCTCGAGCGACTCGAATCGTTAAAGAATGGTCGCCAACTGGTCACGGCCGGTCAGCTCCTGGACCTTGCCGATCCGGCGACGGCCGCCGCGGACTCGCCGGATCGAATTCACTCGCCTTCGATAACAGTCGTGATTCCGGCCCTGAATGAACAGGCGCATGTGGCCCGGGCGCTGGATTCGGTGCGTCGGCAGCGATACCCGGCCGACCGACTGGAAGCCGTCCTGGTGGACAACGATTCCAAGGATGACACGCTCGCCGAAGCTGAAAAAATCGCCGCGGCCTGGTCAGCGCAGGGCCCGGGCGCGCCGCGCCTGCAACTGCTGAAGGAGACCGGCAGCGGCGCCGCGCGGGCGAAGAATTCGGGGGCCACCGCCGCCCGCGGCGAGGTGCTCATTTTTCTGGACGCCGATTCAACCCTGGGGGTCAACGTCGCCGGCGCCGTCGCCGCCGCCTGGCGGAGCGGAGCCCGCGGCGGGAGCATCAAGGTGCTCGCCGATTCCGACGACGTCTGGGAACGCGGCTTCTTCGGGGTGATGGAATTCGGGAAGGCGTTGCTGGGCGTGCACTGCCAGATGGGCTACCTGGACCGGGGGCTGTTCGCGCGGCTGGGCGGATTCAGGCGTGACCTGCGGCTGGCCGAAGACGTGGATCTGATGCGCCGCGCCGCGCGCTGGCTGCGCTTCGACGGCGGGCGCCTGCAACGGGTCGGGGCGATGCCGCTGGTAGGCGATGAATCCGACGAGGGGCTCTGCATCATGACCTCGCCGCGCCGACTTCGCGGCATGCCCTGGCGGCTGGGGATGTTCTGGATGCTGCTGCGCTGGTCGCTCGGGTTTCTGGGCATCGGCCGCGGGCGCTACCCGGCCGGTGGGCCGGCTCCAAATGCGCCGCCGCCGCCTACCCCGAGCCGTCGGGTCGCGATGGCGATCCTCAGATTGGTGTTGCTAACGGCGGCGCATCGATCCCCTGGCCGGCCGGCCGGACTGCTTTGGATCTGGTGGTTGTGGGACCGTCTCTATGTCCGCTGGCACGGGCTTCGGCCGGTCAGCGAGGGAAGCGTCCTCTACTACGGATTCGAAACCTACCGCGCACCGCGGCCGGTGCGGTTGGGCGACGGGACCACCGTTGCCCGCGGCGATCGGATATGTCGGATACATATGCGCAACGAGGTGCTGGCCGGGTCCGAATATGCGTTGCTCGGGAAACGCGCCTGGGGATTCATCAGGGCGATGCGCCGGGACCTGGCGGTTCTGACCGAAAACGCCGAATCGGGCGCTTTCAGCAAGCGGGACGCCGGATTCGTAGCGGTGACCGGCGCCACCCTGCTGTTCCGGGGTGCCCGCCGGATGGGGTTTTCGGTCTGGCCCCGGCCGCGATCCTGGCGCAGCGAAATCGAGCGCATTTACCTACTGGGGCTGCTGGCCCTCTACCGGCGCGACTCTGAGACCGACCGCGAATTGCTGGCGGAGGGTCAGTCGTCGTCGGCGACGGTGTCGGCGAACGTCCCCGAGTACGAACTCGGCGAGGTCTGGATCGGGCGCAGGTCGCTGGGGTGGTCCCGATCGAGTGGGGCGTCCAGCGTCGCATGATGCGATGGCGATGTCTTTTCTTGCTCCACCCCGGCAAGAAATCCGGCGCGGGCATTCCTCGGGGATTTGATTACCCAGGCGCCTAAAGCGCGCGAGCGGATTCGCCGCCGCTTCGCCGCCGCTTAATTCGACGATGCTTCCGGGCGCTCCGTGCGCGCGGTTCCTGCCCGGCAGTCGCCGGACCGGTGCCGCTAAGCGCCGTCGACAACAACCATGTTGATGTTTGACGAGCGTGATCGCAGGTCGTCCAGGGCGGTGTACTCGGGCGACTGCAACCAGGTCCCAACCTGCTTGACATCGCCGAATTTGAGGACCGCCAGGCGCCCGGGCGACCAATCGCCGAGAACTACGTCGATTTGACCGCCGCGCACAACGAACTGGCCGCCGTGCGAATCCACGGTCGACGTCACCCGCTCCCTGAATTCCCGGTAGAGCGCTTCGTCCAAGATTTCGACGTCGATGATTACGTAGGCAGCCATTGCTCCTGCACCTCCCCATCCCGAGAAACGTGCGGTCAGTCTATCGGCCACTTGCGGACCCGGACCTTCGCGCGGCCCTCTTACGGGCCCTGCGGTCGGAAGGGTCTCTCCCGGCTATGTCGGCGGAATGCGCGGGAGACCGTGTTCCGGCGGTGCCACGTCGCCCGTTTCGGTGGCGCATGCGGGATTCGAACCCGCGGTCTTCGCCTTGAGAGGGCGATGTCCTGGGCCGCTAGACGAATGCGCCGGATTGGGATTCTAGCTGCGCCGCAATTTTGTAAGCGCGGGGCTTTCTAGACTCATGACGACCTTAAGTTTCAAGCCCCCGCGGCGCCCGGAAGTGAACTGAACTTGCTGGAACGACTTTCCGAACGGCTGGATGCCGTAATCAAGAAGGTCTCGGGCCGCGGCCGAATCCGCGAGAGCGACATCAAAGCGGCGATGCGCGAGGTCCGGGTCGCTTTGCTGGAAGCGGATGTTCAACTGGGCGTGGCGCGCGATTTCGTGCGCTCGGTCGGCGAGCGCGCGGTCGGACGCGAGGTCCTATCGAGCGTCTCCCCGCGCCAGCAGCTGATCAAGATCGTCCACGACGAACTCACCACCCTGCTGGGCGGCCAGGCCAGTGAACTGGCCCCGGCCAAAGCCGGCGGACGCCGGATCCTGATGGCCGGGCTGCAGGGTTCGGGCAAGACCACCAGCGCCGCCAAGCTGGCCCTGCAAATCAAGGAGTCGGGACGCCAGCCGGTGCTGGTGGCCTGCGATCTCAAACGCCCCGCGGCGATAGAGCAGTTGCGGACCCTGGCCGGCCAGATCGATGCCCCGGTCCACTCCGAATCGGTCAATTCGAAACCCGAGCACGTGGCCCGCAACGGGGTGCGCAAGGCCGAGGCGCTGGGCGCCTCGGACGTGATTGTCGACACCGCCGGACGCCTGCAGATCGACGGCGACCTGATGGACGAGGTGGAGCGCGTCGCCCGCCAGATCGACCCCACCGACGTCCTGCTGGTTGTGGATGCGATGACCGGGCAGGAAGCAGTCAACGTGGCCAGCGAGTTCCACCGCCGCCTGAAACTGACCGGCCTCGTGCTGACCAAGCTCGACGGCGACGCCCGCGGAGGGGCCCTGCTTTCGATCCGGGCGGCCACTGGGGTGCCGATCAAGTTCATCGGGTCGGGCGAAAAGATCGAACCCCTGGAACGCTTCCACCCCGACCGACTGGCCTCGCGGATTCTGGGCATGGGCGACGTGGTGACCCTGGTGGAGAAGGCCCAGGCCAGCATCGATGCCGAGGCTGCGGCGCGGATGGAGAAAAAACTGCGCAGCGCCAGCTTCGACCTGACCGACTTTCTGGAACAGATTGACCAGATCGAGAACATGGGTTCGCTATCCCAGGTAGCCAGCCTGATCCCGGGCATGTCGCGGCTCGCTGGCCAGGACAAGATCCAGGAAGCGCTTTCCGGGCGCGAGCTGGACCGAACCAAGGCGATCATCCTGAGCATGACGCCCACCGAGCGCGCCGACCCGTCCATCATCAACGGTTCGCGCAGGCGCCGGATTGCGGCCGGGTCGGGGACCAGCCCGCGCGACGTGAACCAGTTGCTGAACCAGTTCACGACGATGCGCAAGATGATGCGCCAGATCGCGCGCGGGCGCATGCCCAACTTCCCGGGCTTTTCGCCCTTCGGCTAGCGGTGCGGCGGGCGCGATAATCGACCCGGCCATCGCCGGCGCCTAGCTGCGCGCCCGAAATCACCCGCCGCCCCCTCTCCCACACCGGATGCACCGCCATGCCTGACGCCTTCTTCGGAGTAATCGGCGGCAGCGGCTTTTACGACATCGAAAACGTGACCGGGTTGGAAGAGGTCGCTATCGACACACCTTTCGGTCCGCCCAGCGACAGTTACCTGGTGGGCGAACTGGACGGGATCCCGGTCGCCTTTCTGCCGCGGCACGGGCGCGGCCACCGCATATCTCCCACGCACTTGAATTCCCAGGCCAACGTCTGGGGATTCAAACAGCTGGGGGTCACCTGGCTGCTCGGAGTCTCGGCCGTGGGCAGCCTGCGCGAGGAGATTGAACCCCGCCACATCGTGGTGCCCGACCAGCTGATCGACCGCACCCGTTCGCGCCCGCTCACTTTCTTCAACGATCCGGGCCTGGTGGTCCATGCCGGAATGGCCGATCCCTTCTGCCCGGTGCTTGCAGATCTGGTAGCTTCCGCCGCCGAAACCGCCGGCGCCCGGGTCCACCGCGGCGGAGCCTACGTCTGCATCGAGGGGCCGCAGTTTTCGACCAAGGCCGAATCGGAGATC
It includes:
- a CDS encoding DUF1330 domain-containing protein encodes the protein MAAYVIIDVEILDEALYREFRERVTSTVDSHGGQFVVRGGQIDVVLGDWSPGRLAVLKFGDVKQVGTWLQSPEYTALDDLRSRSSNINMVVVDGA
- the modB gene encoding molybdate ABC transporter permease subunit; amino-acid sequence: MFGLSPSELDALALTVRISVLATLVSLPPGVLAGYALARWSFPGKGLLNVLVHLPLVLPPVVTGLLLLLLLGSRGPVGGFLEDLGLVLAFRWTGAALAAAVMGFPLMVRAIRLAVESVDPRLEQAGATLGASGPWVFATITFPLILPGVLTGAVLAFARAMGEFGATITFAASIPGETTTLATAIYAFLQAPGGEAAALRLVVISVIVAMLALALSETLSRRVARRISGQ
- the mtnP gene encoding S-methyl-5'-thioadenosine phosphorylase; this translates as MPDAFFGVIGGSGFYDIENVTGLEEVAIDTPFGPPSDSYLVGELDGIPVAFLPRHGRGHRISPTHLNSQANVWGFKQLGVTWLLGVSAVGSLREEIEPRHIVVPDQLIDRTRSRPLTFFNDPGLVVHAGMADPFCPVLADLVASAAETAGARVHRGGAYVCIEGPQFSTKAESEIFRGWGASVIGMTAVPEAKLAREAELPFALLALSTDYDVWKDEPVTAALVVANMAANLKVAQQAVVNLASMLPAGNETSPAPTALDGAIQSDPGLLSDELRGKYGLLIDRALSA
- a CDS encoding signal recognition particle protein, whose protein sequence is MLERLSERLDAVIKKVSGRGRIRESDIKAAMREVRVALLEADVQLGVARDFVRSVGERAVGREVLSSVSPRQQLIKIVHDELTTLLGGQASELAPAKAGGRRILMAGLQGSGKTTSAAKLALQIKESGRQPVLVACDLKRPAAIEQLRTLAGQIDAPVHSESVNSKPEHVARNGVRKAEALGASDVIVDTAGRLQIDGDLMDEVERVARQIDPTDVLLVVDAMTGQEAVNVASEFHRRLKLTGLVLTKLDGDARGGALLSIRAATGVPIKFIGSGEKIEPLERFHPDRLASRILGMGDVVTLVEKAQASIDAEAAARMEKKLRSASFDLTDFLEQIDQIENMGSLSQVASLIPGMSRLAGQDKIQEALSGRELDRTKAIILSMTPTERADPSIINGSRRRRIAAGSGTSPRDVNQLLNQFTTMRKMMRQIARGRMPNFPGFSPFG
- a CDS encoding glycosyltransferase; translation: MDRQGSSPGGESAFRPRLLVTVHDVAPPFAEGVGRLLEELDRLQIERRVLKVIPNLDGRWPLTEDRRLCSLLQREVARGNEIVAHGWTHSARGPLRGSPRQRFLGARFAPQAAEFLTRSAGSAQRAAESARTVLADALGVEPRGFCAPGWLLNDAGRTGVAAAGFGYLMEQSRLRDLATGRTVLTPWQGFMGVGGIHEWLVQLGNGAIAVGARIAWDGLERCPNVKVFLHPQNLAGGGALDRVLERLESLKNGRQLVTAGQLLDLADPATAAADSPDRIHSPSITVVIPALNEQAHVARALDSVRRQRYPADRLEAVLVDNDSKDDTLAEAEKIAAAWSAQGPGAPRLQLLKETGSGAARAKNSGATAARGEVLIFLDADSTLGVNVAGAVAAAWRSGARGGSIKVLADSDDVWERGFFGVMEFGKALLGVHCQMGYLDRGLFARLGGFRRDLRLAEDVDLMRRAARWLRFDGGRLQRVGAMPLVGDESDEGLCIMTSPRRLRGMPWRLGMFWMLLRWSLGFLGIGRGRYPAGGPAPNAPPPPTPSRRVAMAILRLVLLTAAHRSPGRPAGLLWIWWLWDRLYVRWHGLRPVSEGSVLYYGFETYRAPRPVRLGDGTTVARGDRICRIHMRNEVLAGSEYALLGKRAWGFIRAMRRDLAVLTENAESGAFSKRDAGFVAVTGATLLFRGARRMGFSVWPRPRSWRSEIERIYLLGLLALYRRDSETDRELLAEGQSSSATVSANVPEYELGEVWIGRRSLGWSRSSGASSVA
- the modA gene encoding molybdate ABC transporter substrate-binding protein, which encodes MLGFSLGIGLGLPLALGGCAPDVDLTVFAAASARDALADVAHRFAGQAGQRVKVAPGGSSALAQQIRHGAPADVYVSANPGWMDSLEREGLIEPSSRFDLLSNSLVLIAHGRDAEPVAIGPDLDLSGLLGQGRMAMAFVDAAPAGIYGKAALRTLGLWDSVARRLAQTDNVRGALALVATGQARLGVVYGTDALADDNVTVIGTFPSRSHPPIRYPAAAVSASTHPARSGFLRFLRGPQARSAFEEHGFEFTAG